A genome region from Streptomyces sp. NBC_01296 includes the following:
- a CDS encoding thiolase domain-containing protein, producing the protein MTRTGKEPVAVVGIGQTKHVAARHDVSIAGLVREAAARALADAELTWADIDAVVIGKAPDFFEGVMMPELYLADALGAVGKPMLRVHTAGSVGGSTALVASNLVAARVHRTVLTLAFEKQSESNAMWGLSLPVPFQQPLLAGAGGFFAPHVRAYMRRTGAPDAVGSLVAYKDRRNALKNPYAHLHEHDITLEKVQASPMLWDPIRYSETCPSSDGACAMVLTDRAGAARSPRPPAWVHGGAMRSEPTLFAGKDFVSPQAGKDCAADVYRQAGITDPRREIDAVEMYVPFSWYEPMWLENLGFAEEGEGWKLTEAGVTELDGDLPVNPSGGVLSTNPIGASGMIRFAEAALQVRGQAGEHQVPGARRALGHAYGGGAQFFAMWLVGAGSPTS; encoded by the coding sequence ATGACGCGTACGGGAAAGGAGCCGGTCGCCGTCGTCGGCATCGGCCAGACCAAGCACGTCGCCGCCCGCCACGACGTCTCCATCGCGGGGCTCGTCCGCGAGGCAGCGGCGCGCGCCCTCGCCGACGCCGAGCTGACCTGGGCGGACATCGACGCGGTCGTCATCGGCAAGGCCCCCGACTTCTTCGAGGGCGTGATGATGCCGGAGCTGTACCTGGCGGACGCCCTCGGCGCGGTCGGCAAGCCCATGCTCCGCGTCCACACCGCCGGTTCGGTCGGCGGATCCACCGCCCTCGTCGCCTCCAACCTGGTCGCGGCGCGGGTCCACCGGACCGTCCTGACCCTCGCGTTCGAGAAGCAGTCCGAGTCCAACGCCATGTGGGGCCTGTCGCTGCCCGTCCCCTTCCAGCAGCCGCTGCTGGCGGGCGCCGGCGGGTTCTTCGCCCCGCACGTGCGCGCGTACATGCGGCGTACGGGCGCCCCCGATGCGGTCGGCTCGCTCGTGGCCTACAAGGACCGCCGCAACGCGCTGAAGAACCCGTACGCGCACCTGCACGAGCACGACATCACCCTGGAGAAGGTCCAGGCCTCGCCGATGCTGTGGGACCCGATCCGGTACTCCGAGACCTGCCCCTCCTCGGACGGGGCCTGCGCGATGGTCCTCACCGACCGGGCGGGCGCGGCCCGTTCACCGCGGCCGCCGGCCTGGGTGCACGGCGGGGCGATGCGCAGCGAGCCGACGCTCTTCGCGGGCAAGGACTTCGTCTCCCCGCAGGCGGGCAAGGACTGCGCGGCCGACGTCTACCGGCAGGCCGGGATCACCGATCCGCGCCGCGAGATCGACGCGGTGGAGATGTACGTGCCGTTCTCCTGGTACGAGCCGATGTGGCTGGAGAACCTCGGCTTCGCCGAGGAGGGCGAGGGCTGGAAGCTCACCGAGGCCGGGGTCACCGAACTCGACGGAGACCTCCCGGTCAACCCCTCGGGCGGGGTGCTGTCCACCAACCCGATCGGCGCCTCCGGCATGATCCGCTTCGCGGAAGCGGCCCTCCAGGTCCGCGGCCAGGCCGGTGAACACCAGGTGCCGGGCGCCCGCCGGGCCCTGGGCCACGCGTACGGCGGCGGCGCGCAGTTCTTCGCGATGTGGCTGGTGGGAGCGGGGTCCCCGACTTCCTG
- a CDS encoding thiolase domain-containing protein has translation MPATSRYARDVAVVAFAQSDHRRRSDELSEVEMVMPVLHQVLAQTGLKAGEIGFTCSGSSDYLAGRAFSFTMTLDGVGAWPPISESHVEMDGAWALYEAWVKIQTGEADTALVYSYGKSSPGSVRDVLTRQLDPYYLAPLWPDSVALAALQAQALIDAGETDEAALAGIGARSRAAAEANPHAQLRGGAVAQGGYEVRPLRTGDCPPIGDGAAAVVLAAGDTARRLCERPAWITGIDHRIEAHSLGLRDLTDSPSTRIAAEHAGVFERPVDTAELHAPFSSQEVVLRKALGLGEDVVVNPSGGALAANPVMAAGLIRIGEAAARIHRGACDRAVAHATSGPCLQQNLVAVLEGEPA, from the coding sequence ATGCCCGCGACGAGCAGGTACGCACGCGACGTCGCCGTCGTCGCCTTCGCGCAGAGCGACCACCGGCGCCGCAGCGACGAACTCAGCGAAGTCGAGATGGTCATGCCGGTCCTGCACCAGGTCCTGGCCCAGACCGGTCTGAAGGCCGGCGAGATCGGCTTCACTTGCTCCGGATCCAGCGACTACCTCGCCGGCCGCGCCTTCTCCTTCACCATGACCCTCGACGGGGTCGGCGCCTGGCCGCCGATCTCCGAGTCGCACGTCGAGATGGACGGCGCCTGGGCCCTCTACGAGGCCTGGGTCAAGATCCAGACCGGCGAGGCCGACACCGCGCTGGTCTACTCGTACGGGAAGTCCTCCCCGGGATCCGTACGGGACGTCCTGACCCGGCAGCTCGACCCGTACTACCTCGCTCCGCTCTGGCCCGACTCGGTGGCCCTGGCCGCCCTCCAGGCCCAGGCGCTCATCGACGCGGGCGAGACCGACGAGGCGGCGCTCGCCGGGATCGGAGCCCGCAGCCGGGCCGCCGCCGAGGCCAACCCGCACGCCCAGCTCAGGGGCGGCGCCGTCGCGCAGGGCGGGTACGAGGTCCGGCCGCTGCGTACGGGCGACTGCCCGCCCATCGGCGACGGCGCCGCCGCCGTCGTCCTCGCCGCGGGCGACACCGCGCGCAGGCTCTGCGAGCGACCCGCCTGGATCACCGGCATCGACCACCGCATCGAGGCCCACAGCCTGGGCCTGCGCGACCTCACCGACTCGCCGTCCACCCGGATCGCCGCCGAGCACGCCGGGGTCTTCGAACGCCCGGTGGACACGGCCGAACTGCACGCGCCGTTCTCCTCCCAGGAGGTGGTCCTGCGCAAGGCGCTGGGACTCGGCGAGGACGTCGTCGTCAACCCGTCCGGCGGGGCGCTCGCCGCCAACCCGGTCATGGCCGCCGGCCTCATCCGGATCGGCGAGGCCGCCGCCCGGATCCACCGCGGCGCCTGCGACCGGGCCGTCGCGCACGCCACCTCCGGCCCCTGCCTCCAGCAGAACCTGGTCGCCGTCCTGGAAGGGGAACCCGCATGA
- a CDS encoding Zn-ribbon domain-containing OB-fold protein, translated as MTAAASPPEVLRAPLVVEFPFTRSLGPVQSAFLTGLRERVVLGVKTADGKVMVPPVEYDPVTAEEIRELVEVGAAGTVTTWAWNGSPRPNQPLAAPFAWVLVRLDGADTAILHALDAPGPEAVHTGMRVRIRWAEERTGAITDIACFEPHDTPEAAQATPHDGQFADAVTGIVAAARLDYTYSPGRSQTAYINALADRRTVGERCPSCHKVYVPPRGACPTCGVATTDQVEVGPAGTVTTYCIVNIKARNLDIEVPYVYAHIALDGADLALHGRIGGIPYDQVRMGLRVEPVWTEGGRHPDHYRPTGEPDADYDAYKELI; from the coding sequence ATGACAGCAGCCGCGTCCCCACCCGAGGTGCTCCGTGCGCCCCTCGTCGTCGAATTCCCCTTCACCCGGTCCCTCGGGCCCGTCCAGAGCGCCTTCCTCACCGGGCTGCGCGAGCGCGTCGTCCTCGGCGTCAAGACGGCCGACGGCAAGGTGATGGTCCCGCCCGTCGAGTACGACCCCGTCACCGCCGAGGAGATCCGCGAGCTCGTCGAGGTCGGCGCCGCCGGAACCGTCACCACCTGGGCCTGGAACGGCTCCCCGCGCCCGAACCAGCCCCTCGCCGCCCCCTTCGCCTGGGTCCTGGTCCGCCTCGACGGCGCCGACACCGCGATCCTGCACGCCCTCGACGCCCCCGGCCCCGAAGCCGTCCACACGGGCATGCGGGTCCGGATCCGCTGGGCCGAGGAGCGCACCGGGGCGATCACCGACATCGCCTGCTTCGAGCCGCACGACACCCCGGAAGCCGCGCAAGCGACCCCGCACGACGGGCAGTTCGCCGACGCCGTCACCGGCATCGTCGCCGCCGCCCGCCTCGACTACACCTACAGCCCCGGCCGCTCCCAGACCGCCTACATCAACGCCCTCGCCGACCGGCGGACCGTCGGCGAGCGCTGCCCCTCCTGCCACAAGGTGTACGTACCGCCCCGCGGGGCCTGCCCCACCTGCGGGGTCGCCACCACCGACCAGGTCGAGGTCGGCCCGGCCGGCACGGTCACCACGTACTGCATCGTCAACATCAAGGCCCGGAATCTCGACATCGAAGTCCCCTACGTCTACGCCCACATCGCCCTCGACGGCGCCGACCTCGCCCTGCACGGGCGGATCGGCGGCATCCCGTACGACCAGGTCCGCATGGGCCTGCGCGTCGAACCCGTGTGGACCGAGGGCGGCCGCCACCCCGACCACTACCGCCCCACCGGCGAGCCGGACGCCGACTACGACGCGTACAAGGAGCTCATCTGA
- a CDS encoding crotonase/enoyl-CoA hydratase family protein codes for MGGTEHLTVERHGATLVLTMNRPEAKNALSLPLLVGLYDGWLEADADDTIRSVVLTGAGGDFCAGMDLKALAGKGMAGDQYRDRLKADPDLHWKAMLRHHRPRKPVIAAVEGYCVAGGTEILQGTDIRVAGAGATFGLFEVKRGLFPIGGSTVRLPRQIARTHALEMLLTGRPYSAEEAARIGLIGRVVPQGAALETALELAGQINACGPLAVEAVKASVYEAAEMTEREGLASELVRGWPIFDTADAKEGARAFAEKRDAVYRRE; via the coding sequence ATGGGTGGGACCGAACACCTGACCGTGGAGCGCCACGGCGCCACGCTGGTGCTCACCATGAACAGGCCCGAGGCGAAGAACGCGCTCTCGCTGCCGCTGCTGGTGGGGCTGTACGACGGCTGGCTGGAGGCGGACGCCGACGACACGATCCGCTCGGTGGTCCTGACCGGCGCGGGCGGGGACTTCTGCGCCGGGATGGACCTCAAGGCGCTGGCCGGGAAGGGGATGGCGGGCGACCAGTACCGCGACCGCCTGAAGGCCGACCCCGACCTGCACTGGAAGGCGATGCTCCGCCACCACCGGCCGCGCAAGCCGGTGATCGCGGCGGTGGAGGGCTACTGCGTGGCAGGCGGGACCGAGATCCTGCAGGGCACGGACATCCGGGTCGCGGGCGCGGGCGCCACCTTCGGGCTCTTCGAGGTCAAGCGGGGCCTGTTCCCGATCGGCGGCTCGACGGTACGGCTGCCGCGGCAGATCGCGCGGACGCACGCGCTGGAGATGCTGCTGACCGGCCGGCCGTACTCGGCCGAGGAGGCAGCCCGGATCGGGCTGATCGGGCGGGTGGTCCCGCAGGGGGCCGCGCTGGAGACGGCGTTGGAGCTGGCCGGGCAGATCAACGCGTGCGGGCCGCTGGCCGTCGAGGCCGTCAAGGCCTCCGTCTACGAGGCGGCCGAAATGACCGAGCGGGAAGGGCTCGCCTCCGAACTGGTGCGGGGATGGCCGATCTTCGACACGGCCGACGCGAAGGAGGGGGCGCGGGCCTTCGCGGAGAAGCGGGATGCCGTGTACCGGCGGGAGTAG